In the Pan paniscus chromosome 8, NHGRI_mPanPan1-v2.0_pri, whole genome shotgun sequence genome, one interval contains:
- the BBIP1 gene encoding BBSome-interacting protein 1 isoform X3, translating into MAEVKSMFREVLPKQGPLFVEDITTMVLCKPKLLPLKSLTLEKLEKMHQAAQNTIRQQEMAEKDQRQITH; encoded by the exons ATGGCGGAAGTGAAGTCAATGTTCCGGGAAGTTCTTCCAAAGCAAG GGCCATTGTTTGTGGAAGATATAACGACAATGGTGCTGTGTAAACCCAAACTTTTACCCTTAAAATCTCTGACTCTggaaaaactagagaaaatgCATCAAGCAGCACAGAATACAATTCGCCAACAAGAAATGGCAGAAAAGGATCAACGGCAAATAACCCACTGA
- the PDCD4 gene encoding programmed cell death protein 4 isoform X3, which produces MDVENEQILNVNPAENAGTEEIKNEINGNWISASSINEARINAKAKRRLRKNSSRDSGRGDSVSDNGSDALRSGVTVPTSPKGRLLDRRSRSGKGRGLPKKGGAGGKGVWGTPGQVYDVEEVDVKDPNYDDDQENCVYETVVLPLDERAFEKTLTPIIQEYFEHGDTNEVAEMLRDLNLGEMKSGVPVLAVSLALEGKASHREMTSKLLSDLCGTVMSTTDVEKSFDKLLKDLPELALDTPRAPQLVGQFIARAVGDGILCNTYIDSYKGTVDCVQARAALDKATVLLSMSKGGKRKDSVWGSGGGQQSVNHLVKEIDMLLKEYLLSGDISEAEHCLKELEVPHFHHELVYEAIIMVLESTGESTFKMILDLLKSLWKSSTITVDQMKRGYERIYNEIPDINLDVPHSYSVLERFVEECFQAGIISKQLRDLCPSRGRKRFVSEGDGGRLKPESY; this is translated from the exons AAAATGCTGGGACTGaggaaataaagaatgaaataaatggaaattggATTTCAGCATCCTCCATTAACGAAGCTAGAATTAATGCCAAGGCAAAAAGGCGACTAAGGAAAAACTCATCCCGGGACTCTGGCAGAGGCGATTCGGTCAGCGACAATGGGAGTGACGCCCTTAGAAGTGGAGTAACTGTGCCAACCAGTCCAAAGGGAAGGTTGCTGGATAGGCGATCCAGATCTGGGAAAGGAAGGGGACTACCAAAGAAAG GTGGTGCAGGAGGCAAAGGTGTCTGGGGTACACCTGGACAGGTATATGATGTGGAGGAGGTGGATGTGAAAGATCCTAACTATGATGATGACCAG GAGAACTGTGTTTATGAAACTGTAGTTTTGCCTTTGGATGAAAGGGCATTTGAGAAGACTTTAACACCAATCATACAGGAATATTTTGAGCATGGAGATACTAATGAAGTTGCG GAAATGTTAAGAGATTTAAATCTTGGTGAAATGAAAAGTGGAGTACCAGTGTTGGCAGTATCCTTAGCATTGGAGGGGAAGGCTAGTCATAGAGAGATGACATCTAAGCTTCTTTCTGACCTTTGTGGGACAGTAATGAGCACAACTGATGtggaaaaatcatttgataaattgTTGAAAGATCTACCTGAATTAGCACTGGATACTCCTAGAGCACCACAG ttGGTGGGCCAGTTTATTGCTAGAGCTGTTGGAGATGGAATTTTATGTAATACCTATATTGATAGTTACAAAGGAACTGTAGATTGTGTGCAGGCTAG agCTGCTCTGGATAAGGCTACCGTGCTTCTGAGTATGTCTAAAGGTGGAAAGCGTAAAGATAGTGTGTGGGGCTCTGGAGGTGGGCAGCAATCTGTCAATCACCTTGTTAAAGAG ATTGATATGCTGCTGAAAGAATATTTACTCTCTGGAGACATATCTGAAGCTGAACATTGCCTTAAGGAGCTGGAAGTACCTCATTTTCACCATGAGCTTGTATATGAA GCTATTATAATGGTTTTAGAGTCAACTGGAGAAAGTACATTTAAGATGATTTTGGATTTATTAAAGTCCCTTTGGAAGTCTTCTACCATTACTGTAGACCAAATGAAAAGA GGTTATGAGAGAATTTACAATGAAATTCCGGACATTAATCTGGATGTCCCACATTCATACTCTGTGCTGGAGCGGTTTGTAGAAGAATGTTTTCAGGCTGGAATAATTTCCAAACAACTCAGAGATCTTTGTCCTTCAAG GGGCAGAAAGCGTTTTGTAAGTGAAGGAGATGGAGGTCGTCTTAAACCAGAGAGCTACTGA
- the PDCD4 gene encoding programmed cell death protein 4 isoform X2, translated as MDVENEQILNVNPADPDNLSDSLFSGDEENAGTEEIKNEINGNWISASSINEARINAKAKRRLRKNSSRDSGRGDSVSDNGSDALRSGVTVPTSPKGRLLDRRSRSGKGRGLPKKGGAGGKGVWGTPGQVYDVEEVDVKDPNYDDDQENCVYETVVLPLDERAFEKTLTPIIQEYFEHGDTNEVAEMLRDLNLGEMKSGVPVLAVSLALEGKASHREMTSKLLSDLCGTVMSTTDVEKSFDKLLKDLPELALDTPRAPQLVGQFIARAVGDGILCNTYIDSYKGTVDCVQARAALDKATVLLSMSKGGKRKDSVWGSGGGQQSVNHLVKEIDMLLKEYLLSGDISEAEHCLKELEVPHFHHELVYEAIIMVLESTGESTFKMILDLLKSLWKSSTITVDQMKRGYERIYNEIPDINLDVPHSYSVLERFVEECFQAGIISKQLRDLCPSRGRKRFVSEGDGGRLKPESY; from the exons atCCTGATAACTTAAGTGACTCTCTCTTTTCCGGTGATGAAGAAAATGCTGGGACTGaggaaataaagaatgaaataaatggaaattggATTTCAGCATCCTCCATTAACGAAGCTAGAATTAATGCCAAGGCAAAAAGGCGACTAAGGAAAAACTCATCCCGGGACTCTGGCAGAGGCGATTCGGTCAGCGACAATGGGAGTGACGCCCTTAGAAGTGGAGTAACTGTGCCAACCAGTCCAAAGGGAAGGTTGCTGGATAGGCGATCCAGATCTGGGAAAGGAAGGGGACTACCAAAGAAAG GTGGTGCAGGAGGCAAAGGTGTCTGGGGTACACCTGGACAGGTATATGATGTGGAGGAGGTGGATGTGAAAGATCCTAACTATGATGATGACCAG GAGAACTGTGTTTATGAAACTGTAGTTTTGCCTTTGGATGAAAGGGCATTTGAGAAGACTTTAACACCAATCATACAGGAATATTTTGAGCATGGAGATACTAATGAAGTTGCG GAAATGTTAAGAGATTTAAATCTTGGTGAAATGAAAAGTGGAGTACCAGTGTTGGCAGTATCCTTAGCATTGGAGGGGAAGGCTAGTCATAGAGAGATGACATCTAAGCTTCTTTCTGACCTTTGTGGGACAGTAATGAGCACAACTGATGtggaaaaatcatttgataaattgTTGAAAGATCTACCTGAATTAGCACTGGATACTCCTAGAGCACCACAG ttGGTGGGCCAGTTTATTGCTAGAGCTGTTGGAGATGGAATTTTATGTAATACCTATATTGATAGTTACAAAGGAACTGTAGATTGTGTGCAGGCTAG agCTGCTCTGGATAAGGCTACCGTGCTTCTGAGTATGTCTAAAGGTGGAAAGCGTAAAGATAGTGTGTGGGGCTCTGGAGGTGGGCAGCAATCTGTCAATCACCTTGTTAAAGAG ATTGATATGCTGCTGAAAGAATATTTACTCTCTGGAGACATATCTGAAGCTGAACATTGCCTTAAGGAGCTGGAAGTACCTCATTTTCACCATGAGCTTGTATATGAA GCTATTATAATGGTTTTAGAGTCAACTGGAGAAAGTACATTTAAGATGATTTTGGATTTATTAAAGTCCCTTTGGAAGTCTTCTACCATTACTGTAGACCAAATGAAAAGA GGTTATGAGAGAATTTACAATGAAATTCCGGACATTAATCTGGATGTCCCACATTCATACTCTGTGCTGGAGCGGTTTGTAGAAGAATGTTTTCAGGCTGGAATAATTTCCAAACAACTCAGAGATCTTTGTCCTTCAAG GGGCAGAAAGCGTTTTGTAAGTGAAGGAGATGGAGGTCGTCTTAAACCAGAGAGCTACTGA
- the PDCD4 gene encoding programmed cell death protein 4 isoform X1, translating into MALCSFDFPGLKRSSPISASSAAGTTDPDNLSDSLFSGDEENAGTEEIKNEINGNWISASSINEARINAKAKRRLRKNSSRDSGRGDSVSDNGSDALRSGVTVPTSPKGRLLDRRSRSGKGRGLPKKGGAGGKGVWGTPGQVYDVEEVDVKDPNYDDDQENCVYETVVLPLDERAFEKTLTPIIQEYFEHGDTNEVAEMLRDLNLGEMKSGVPVLAVSLALEGKASHREMTSKLLSDLCGTVMSTTDVEKSFDKLLKDLPELALDTPRAPQLVGQFIARAVGDGILCNTYIDSYKGTVDCVQARAALDKATVLLSMSKGGKRKDSVWGSGGGQQSVNHLVKEIDMLLKEYLLSGDISEAEHCLKELEVPHFHHELVYEAIIMVLESTGESTFKMILDLLKSLWKSSTITVDQMKRGYERIYNEIPDINLDVPHSYSVLERFVEECFQAGIISKQLRDLCPSRGRKRFVSEGDGGRLKPESY; encoded by the exons atCCTGATAACTTAAGTGACTCTCTCTTTTCCGGTGATGAAGAAAATGCTGGGACTGaggaaataaagaatgaaataaatggaaattggATTTCAGCATCCTCCATTAACGAAGCTAGAATTAATGCCAAGGCAAAAAGGCGACTAAGGAAAAACTCATCCCGGGACTCTGGCAGAGGCGATTCGGTCAGCGACAATGGGAGTGACGCCCTTAGAAGTGGAGTAACTGTGCCAACCAGTCCAAAGGGAAGGTTGCTGGATAGGCGATCCAGATCTGGGAAAGGAAGGGGACTACCAAAGAAAG GTGGTGCAGGAGGCAAAGGTGTCTGGGGTACACCTGGACAGGTATATGATGTGGAGGAGGTGGATGTGAAAGATCCTAACTATGATGATGACCAG GAGAACTGTGTTTATGAAACTGTAGTTTTGCCTTTGGATGAAAGGGCATTTGAGAAGACTTTAACACCAATCATACAGGAATATTTTGAGCATGGAGATACTAATGAAGTTGCG GAAATGTTAAGAGATTTAAATCTTGGTGAAATGAAAAGTGGAGTACCAGTGTTGGCAGTATCCTTAGCATTGGAGGGGAAGGCTAGTCATAGAGAGATGACATCTAAGCTTCTTTCTGACCTTTGTGGGACAGTAATGAGCACAACTGATGtggaaaaatcatttgataaattgTTGAAAGATCTACCTGAATTAGCACTGGATACTCCTAGAGCACCACAG ttGGTGGGCCAGTTTATTGCTAGAGCTGTTGGAGATGGAATTTTATGTAATACCTATATTGATAGTTACAAAGGAACTGTAGATTGTGTGCAGGCTAG agCTGCTCTGGATAAGGCTACCGTGCTTCTGAGTATGTCTAAAGGTGGAAAGCGTAAAGATAGTGTGTGGGGCTCTGGAGGTGGGCAGCAATCTGTCAATCACCTTGTTAAAGAG ATTGATATGCTGCTGAAAGAATATTTACTCTCTGGAGACATATCTGAAGCTGAACATTGCCTTAAGGAGCTGGAAGTACCTCATTTTCACCATGAGCTTGTATATGAA GCTATTATAATGGTTTTAGAGTCAACTGGAGAAAGTACATTTAAGATGATTTTGGATTTATTAAAGTCCCTTTGGAAGTCTTCTACCATTACTGTAGACCAAATGAAAAGA GGTTATGAGAGAATTTACAATGAAATTCCGGACATTAATCTGGATGTCCCACATTCATACTCTGTGCTGGAGCGGTTTGTAGAAGAATGTTTTCAGGCTGGAATAATTTCCAAACAACTCAGAGATCTTTGTCCTTCAAG GGGCAGAAAGCGTTTTGTAAGTGAAGGAGATGGAGGTCGTCTTAAACCAGAGAGCTACTGA